The sequence CTCAAGGTCTTCAGCGCGACGCACGCCGCGGCGGGCGTAGAGTCGCTTCAGCAGTGCCGGGAGATCGTCTGGCAAATCAACCGGTTCAACCGCCTCGCGGCGGCGTAATTTTATCGGGGCTTTCACGCGGATTATTTACCACCAAACTGTTTCTGGTGCGCGTCGAGGAACTCTTTCATCTCTTTCGGTCCCTGATAGCCCGGAACGACATAGCCGTTGCTCAGGACAATCGCAGGCGTACCGCTCACGCCAAACTGCACGCCCAGCGCGTAGTGGTTAGCGATATCAATGTCGCAGGAGGCTGGCTTAACGCCTTTGCCGTTCATCGCGTCGTCAAACGCTTTGTTGCGGTCTTTCGCACACCAGATCGCCTTCATGTCCTGCTCTGGCTGGCTCTGCACGCCCGCGCGCGGGAAGGCCAGGTAACGCACGGTAATGCCCAGCGCGTTGTAGTCTTTCATCTCTTCATGCAGCTTGTGGCAGTAGCCGCAGGTGATGTCGGTGAAGACGGTAATCACGTGTTTTTCC comes from Oceanidesulfovibrio indonesiensis and encodes:
- the dsbC gene encoding bifunctional protein-disulfide isomerase/oxidoreductase DsbC, with the translated sequence EKHVITVFTDITCGYCHKLHEEMKDYNALGITVRYLAFPRAGVQSQPEQDMKAIWCAKDRNKAFDDAMNGKGVKPASCDIDIANHYALGVQFGVSGTPAIVLSNGYVVPGYQGPKEMKEFLDAHQKQFGGK